One window of Dehalobacterium formicoaceticum genomic DNA carries:
- a CDS encoding DUF6076 domain-containing protein, with product MYPYCKVFIDSDMCIDAIMYTDEKRHSFKRFTHIGEGLVSFCELDINPLVEKVKELDSIPLTNENYDAIRNGVFDAIEYFRDKHEYAYFFMVGALNNILLTQVVVKDEDAMYNTVFNGSEEEDNQLLSHLRECILYLDSLVGLYDIFSFALSLCLDKDNHTDRPVAERVNAFYFKYPDLGSFTISTGFAVIPIRKGFLDFKRTKEINDTGITGTRELLAAVNTDSSRVNVLPYYHVQSLDEMLFLEFVEMLKQGIPVKRCALCDRYFVLIDKRKRQFCDREYENGKTCQDIGPLLRYEQSLEADECLQRFETEYNKVYSRFYRADGKTDAEFAGKDMTRDEFRTWSKAASKAKADYQRKLITGDEMLRIVKA from the coding sequence ATGTATCCGTACTGCAAGGTTTTTATAGACAGCGATATGTGCATAGACGCAATCATGTACACCGATGAGAAGCGTCACAGCTTCAAGCGGTTCACGCATATTGGAGAAGGTCTTGTCAGCTTTTGCGAACTGGACATCAACCCGCTGGTTGAAAAAGTGAAGGAGCTTGACTCCATACCTTTGACGAATGAAAACTACGACGCCATACGCAATGGCGTTTTTGACGCTATCGAATATTTCAGGGACAAGCATGAGTACGCATATTTCTTTATGGTCGGCGCGCTGAATAACATTCTGCTTACTCAGGTCGTAGTCAAAGATGAGGATGCGATGTATAACACGGTTTTTAACGGCAGCGAAGAAGAGGATAACCAGCTGCTGTCACATCTTCGGGAGTGCATCCTGTATCTCGATTCCCTCGTCGGGCTTTATGATATATTTTCATTTGCGTTGAGCCTCTGCCTTGATAAAGACAATCATACCGACAGGCCGGTTGCGGAGCGTGTCAACGCTTTCTATTTCAAATATCCCGATTTGGGCAGCTTCACCATCTCGACCGGTTTTGCTGTTATACCAATAAGAAAGGGCTTCTTGGATTTCAAGAGGACAAAGGAAATTAACGATACCGGTATCACGGGTACGAGAGAACTGCTGGCGGCGGTGAACACAGACAGCTCCAGAGTGAATGTCCTGCCGTACTACCATGTGCAGTCATTAGACGAGATGCTGTTTCTGGAATTTGTTGAGATGCTCAAGCAAGGGATTCCAGTCAAGAGGTGCGCTCTATGCGACAGATATTTTGTGCTCATAGATAAACGCAAGCGGCAGTTCTGTGACAGAGAATATGAAAACGGCAAGACCTGTCAGGACATTGGCCCGCTGCTCCGTTATGAACAGAGCCTTGAGGCTGACGAGTGTCTGCAGAGATTTGAAACCGAGTATAACAAAGTCTATTCCCGCTTTTACCGTGCCGACGGAAAGACGGACGCCGAATTTGCTGGCAAGGATATGACACGTGATGAATTTCGCACATGGTCAAAGGCGGCATCCAAAGCGAAGGCCGATTACCAGCGGAAGCTGATAACCGGCGATGAGATGTTGAGGATTGTCAAGGCATAG
- a CDS encoding DUF6550 family protein: MKKHIIAVFATIACIALCAAVWLRSAEVEELPAEPLINATNAEIEARSEETPHIFISADVPTPVTEVITESNFPETEIIAEKETKEPAPAHTAQQAKPAVSSSEPHNGDVRVVDGEKQIYFLGFGWIKDEGGGSCGTMVGNSGDQLTGHKVGIMGGGTTVDDKGDINKMVGIMGGGNVAKDMYESGVKIGIMGGDDSAPRETTPPPSEQPEPTGDVIYVELQPPVTKDSTPLAYKPNGEPYTP, from the coding sequence ATGAAAAAGCATATAATCGCTGTATTCGCAACTATCGCCTGTATCGCGCTGTGTGCCGCCGTGTGGCTACGAAGCGCCGAGGTGGAGGAATTACCCGCCGAGCCGTTAATAAATGCCACAAACGCCGAAATTGAGGCTCGGTCAGAGGAAACGCCGCATATTTTTATCTCTGCAGATGTACCTACCCCTGTAACGGAGGTTATCACAGAAAGCAACTTTCCCGAAACGGAGATAATAGCAGAAAAAGAAACAAAAGAGCCCGCACCAGCGCATACAGCGCAACAGGCAAAGCCAGCCGTATCGTCCTCCGAGCCGCATAATGGAGATGTTCGTGTCGTAGATGGTGAGAAGCAAATCTATTTCCTCGGCTTTGGCTGGATTAAAGATGAGGGCGGTGGTAGCTGTGGAACAATGGTCGGTAATTCCGGCGACCAGCTTACCGGCCACAAGGTAGGCATTATGGGAGGTGGAACGACCGTTGACGACAAAGGCGACATCAACAAAATGGTCGGCATCATGGGCGGCGGAAACGTCGCTAAGGATATGTATGAGTCGGGCGTAAAAATCGGCATCATGGGTGGTGATGATTCTGCACCTCGCGAAACAACTCCGCCGCCGTCAGAGCAGCCGGAGCCGACCGGCGACGTCATATATGTAGAGCTTCAGCCGCCGGTAACAAAGGACAGTACCCCACTAGCATATAAGCCAAACGGAGAGCCATATACTCCGTAA
- a CDS encoding DUF4011 domain-containing protein — MPKIDVDAKIETWKNKLLDLGKRNRLLNYRETKRSSLKIHTPQCFDLYNSFVQNEQPLIFPNIEEAQLTFPNIINDSDVDEEGDDENYYPIKTNQSPKETQRTLKSLRDKAKTALEEQGVNILYLSFGFLRWSESQDSDYWFNSPILLVPASLKIESISSPYILSLHEDEIVVNPTLAYKLENDFGIILPKYGEGDDLRAILSEILRLCKANKWEVAEEASLSLLSFLKINMYNDLSKHKEVIALNPIVRTVSGDASASNKIPDDISDFDYDKNLTPSEMFQVVDADSSQQDAILCAKKGISFVLQGPPGTGKSQTITNIIAECLEDGKKVLFVSEKMAALEVVHRRLTSAGINDFCLILHSYKANKHAVLDQLGETLALAQKKATLSDEAYQKLDLLQADKERLNEYASQVFDVVQPLGRSIYQVNGALAHLESYDYVIFQIENIGKVDAKLFNRFIYLLQQFTSTIGKMSDDYKANPWYGATVQSVSHELRYDVGQKLGSLIPKVEAAQKELITLFDRMSLDWNTSYQAIMDIIPVVKVAGQAPIVPAAWILGSTIEPLFEEVSECEALKNKFWEKHGELGVQYSVIASNDATIELSPMSRLITAEAIEDELNQLTESITHHFPYSNMNADFVSAQALFNEARVKANQLNEIIGLISASFEETVFAIDYNGILTRYKTDYTSFLKFFNKNYKADKKLIQAQFKEIVKKVSDKQVLELVTHLRKVEELKQWFSQNQGGFVKLFGNLITDEKSDFLKTENYILANSSMLGSVHLLKQLLEIANKSEQSENTLIAHYQFLYKGFDTEWEHIRSSLTWAATFRNYVGQLKLNSRFVESVCSGEIPSSKYTNIIKQLEMLTENLDSEFLWFIGLFENTNPFKVIPMAELQDRLIACQNGLALLEEWIDFRTARENCRAEGLADYISKIEELHIEASQIIPVFQKRFFRLWLDAVLPNYPAILNFRRKMHENAIDEFARLDKIQFEIAKARIRSKLINDLPSLQRFTNGVDEISILKRELGKQRRIMPIRKLFREIPNLLLTLKPCLMMSPLSVSLFLEAETYQFDTVIFDEASQVCTENAIGAISRGKQVIIAGDSKQLPPTNFFSASTSSDSDFDTDDENEFDDTGAYESILDEAGLLPERTLLWHYRSRHEHLIAFSNTKIYKNNLITFPANIDKMPDNGVEYVYVRDGFYDRGGKKGNVIEAKKVAEMVFEHFRKHPNRSLGIIAFGEVQQMAIDTAIREMRLRNQSFEHFFKEDSDEPFFIKNLENVQGDERDTIIFSIGYAKDSAGVFRMNFGPLSKSGGERRLNVAITRAKYNVKLVGSILPTDIDVEKITSDGPKLLRSYIDFAINGVESLARETTEFDVTEHDSPFEEAVYNFLDRKGYKVATQVGCSGYRIDMAVNHPSLSGIYVLGVECDGAAYHSARTARERDRLRQEVLENMGWNIYRIWSTDWIKDPRTEGEALIAAINDAIANYGDTSKFESSVDMSDDEPEADDFVSVDKKEVSITEQVNPYGFAEAKTTSLNTLPRNSSGYLDIADCIMAYVNNEYPMHYELLCQRLAPLYGNEKATVKVRREVDYGINRLRNKIIKKGDFLYPAGWQKIIVRVPNMRKIGHIAVEEIAEAMNTILQIAVGSSREGLCIETTRVYGWQRMTQGIGASMYAACDLLIKQGRAQEIDGKIVPK; from the coding sequence ATGCCCAAGATTGATGTGGATGCTAAAATCGAAACATGGAAAAACAAGTTGCTTGACTTGGGTAAGCGTAATCGTCTGTTGAATTATCGAGAAACAAAGCGCTCAAGTCTGAAAATACATACTCCCCAGTGCTTCGATCTGTATAATTCCTTTGTCCAGAATGAGCAGCCTCTTATTTTCCCAAATATCGAAGAGGCTCAGCTTACTTTTCCAAACATCATAAACGATAGTGATGTTGACGAAGAGGGAGACGACGAAAATTATTATCCGATAAAGACAAACCAAAGTCCCAAAGAGACTCAAAGGACACTGAAATCTCTAAGAGATAAGGCTAAGACCGCCCTTGAAGAGCAGGGTGTTAATATTTTGTACCTCTCGTTTGGATTTCTTAGGTGGTCTGAGTCTCAGGATTCAGATTATTGGTTTAATTCGCCGATTTTGCTTGTACCGGCATCGTTAAAAATCGAATCGATATCATCTCCGTATATTCTCAGTCTTCATGAAGATGAAATTGTGGTTAACCCAACTTTGGCATATAAACTCGAAAATGATTTTGGAATTATTCTCCCTAAGTACGGAGAAGGCGATGACCTTCGGGCAATCCTCTCCGAAATTTTACGCTTATGCAAGGCAAATAAATGGGAAGTTGCGGAAGAAGCAAGTTTGAGTCTGCTCTCGTTCTTAAAAATAAATATGTACAATGATTTGAGCAAACATAAAGAGGTAATTGCCTTAAACCCAATTGTGCGTACTGTAAGCGGAGACGCTTCAGCCTCTAACAAAATTCCTGATGACATTTCAGATTTTGATTATGATAAAAACCTTACACCTTCGGAAATGTTCCAGGTAGTTGATGCGGATTCGAGTCAACAAGACGCTATTCTTTGCGCCAAAAAGGGCATTAGTTTTGTATTACAGGGCCCTCCGGGAACCGGGAAAAGTCAAACCATTACAAATATTATCGCTGAATGCCTTGAAGATGGTAAAAAGGTTCTCTTTGTATCGGAAAAAATGGCTGCGCTTGAAGTCGTACATAGGAGGCTAACAAGTGCAGGTATAAATGATTTTTGTCTTATTCTTCACAGCTATAAAGCAAATAAACACGCCGTGCTTGACCAATTAGGGGAAACTCTTGCTTTGGCACAGAAAAAAGCCACTCTGAGTGATGAAGCTTATCAGAAACTTGATTTATTACAAGCCGATAAAGAAAGGCTAAATGAATACGCTTCACAGGTATTCGATGTTGTTCAGCCTCTCGGAAGATCCATTTATCAAGTAAACGGTGCCCTTGCTCACTTGGAATCGTATGACTATGTAATATTCCAGATTGAGAATATTGGAAAGGTTGATGCAAAACTCTTTAACCGTTTTATCTATCTCCTACAGCAGTTTACTTCCACGATTGGAAAGATGTCCGATGACTATAAAGCCAACCCGTGGTACGGAGCAACGGTACAGTCTGTATCTCATGAGCTTCGTTATGATGTTGGGCAAAAACTTGGTTCGCTTATACCTAAAGTTGAAGCGGCGCAAAAGGAATTAATCACCTTGTTTGATAGAATGTCGTTAGATTGGAACACATCCTATCAAGCTATTATGGACATTATTCCAGTTGTTAAGGTAGCTGGTCAAGCACCTATTGTTCCTGCTGCTTGGATTCTTGGAAGCACCATCGAACCGCTTTTTGAAGAGGTATCTGAGTGTGAAGCGCTTAAAAATAAGTTTTGGGAGAAGCATGGAGAATTGGGGGTACAATATTCAGTTATTGCTTCAAATGACGCAACTATCGAATTGTCGCCAATGAGTAGGCTGATAACAGCGGAAGCGATTGAAGATGAACTGAATCAATTGACGGAATCCATTACACATCACTTCCCCTATTCAAATATGAACGCAGATTTTGTTTCTGCCCAGGCTTTATTTAACGAAGCTCGCGTCAAGGCGAACCAATTAAACGAAATCATCGGACTAATATCTGCTTCGTTTGAGGAGACGGTTTTTGCTATTGATTACAACGGAATCCTGACACGCTACAAAACAGATTATACATCGTTTTTAAAGTTTTTTAATAAAAATTACAAGGCGGACAAAAAACTGATTCAGGCACAATTCAAGGAAATCGTGAAGAAAGTGTCTGACAAACAAGTCTTGGAACTCGTGACACATCTCCGTAAAGTCGAGGAGTTAAAACAGTGGTTTTCACAAAACCAAGGTGGTTTTGTTAAGCTCTTTGGCAATCTGATTACAGATGAGAAGTCTGACTTCCTAAAAACAGAAAATTATATATTGGCAAACTCTTCAATGTTAGGTAGCGTTCATTTGCTCAAACAGTTACTTGAAATAGCGAATAAATCGGAACAATCTGAAAACACCCTGATTGCCCATTATCAGTTCCTGTATAAAGGATTTGATACAGAATGGGAGCATATACGTAGTTCGTTAACTTGGGCGGCCACTTTCAGAAATTATGTCGGCCAGCTAAAACTAAATTCCCGTTTCGTTGAATCTGTATGCTCTGGAGAAATACCGTCAAGTAAATATACAAATATAATAAAGCAGTTGGAAATGCTCACGGAAAATCTCGATAGTGAGTTTCTCTGGTTTATTGGATTATTTGAAAATACTAACCCGTTCAAAGTTATCCCAATGGCAGAACTCCAAGACCGCTTAATAGCTTGCCAAAACGGGCTGGCATTGCTCGAAGAATGGATTGACTTCCGTACTGCAAGAGAAAACTGCAGAGCGGAGGGACTGGCTGACTATATAAGTAAAATTGAAGAACTACATATTGAGGCCTCTCAAATAATACCCGTGTTCCAGAAGCGTTTTTTCAGGCTCTGGCTTGATGCAGTATTACCAAATTATCCGGCTATTTTAAACTTCCGGCGCAAAATGCATGAAAATGCTATCGATGAGTTCGCACGACTGGATAAAATTCAGTTTGAAATAGCAAAAGCTCGAATCAGGAGCAAACTCATTAATGACTTGCCTTCTTTACAAAGGTTTACAAACGGTGTTGATGAGATTAGCATTTTGAAGCGGGAACTCGGCAAGCAACGTCGTATAATGCCTATTCGAAAACTTTTCCGAGAGATACCGAATTTATTATTGACCTTAAAGCCGTGTTTGATGATGTCCCCGCTTTCCGTAAGTCTGTTCCTCGAAGCAGAAACATATCAGTTTGATACCGTAATCTTTGACGAAGCGTCTCAGGTCTGTACCGAAAACGCAATCGGTGCTATTTCACGTGGGAAGCAGGTAATAATCGCCGGAGACAGTAAACAATTACCGCCAACAAACTTTTTCTCTGCATCAACTTCATCGGATAGTGATTTTGACACAGATGATGAAAACGAATTTGATGACACCGGTGCTTATGAATCTATTCTTGACGAGGCAGGACTTTTACCAGAACGTACGCTGCTTTGGCATTACAGGAGTAGGCACGAACATCTTATTGCTTTTTCAAACACAAAAATCTATAAAAACAACCTCATCACATTCCCTGCAAACATTGATAAAATGCCTGACAACGGTGTCGAGTATGTGTATGTTCGCGATGGATTCTATGACCGTGGCGGGAAAAAGGGAAATGTAATCGAAGCAAAAAAAGTAGCCGAAATGGTCTTCGAACACTTCCGAAAACACCCTAACCGCTCTTTGGGGATTATTGCTTTCGGTGAAGTTCAGCAAATGGCAATAGATACTGCTATTCGTGAAATGCGTTTGAGGAATCAAAGTTTTGAACATTTTTTTAAGGAAGATTCGGATGAGCCATTCTTTATAAAAAACCTTGAAAACGTTCAAGGTGACGAGCGGGATACAATTATTTTCAGCATTGGATACGCAAAAGACTCTGCCGGTGTTTTTCGCATGAATTTCGGGCCTCTAAGCAAATCAGGCGGCGAGCGCAGACTTAATGTTGCCATTACCCGTGCCAAGTATAATGTAAAGCTTGTCGGCTCAATTTTACCAACCGATATTGATGTCGAAAAAATAACATCAGATGGGCCTAAATTGCTTAGATCATATATCGATTTTGCCATTAATGGAGTAGAGTCACTTGCACGTGAGACTACTGAATTTGATGTAACCGAACACGACTCACCATTTGAAGAAGCAGTATACAATTTTCTTGACAGAAAAGGCTATAAAGTTGCAACACAGGTGGGTTGCTCTGGTTACCGTATTGATATGGCGGTAAACCATCCGAGCCTCAGCGGAATTTATGTTCTTGGTGTTGAATGTGACGGAGCCGCATACCATTCTGCAAGGACTGCACGGGAAAGGGATCGTTTGCGTCAAGAAGTTCTTGAAAATATGGGGTGGAATATCTATCGTATATGGTCAACCGACTGGATCAAAGACCCACGGACTGAAGGCGAGGCACTTATTGCCGCAATTAATGATGCAATCGCTAATTATGGTGATACTTCAAAATTTGAGTCTTCAGTTGATATGTCAGACGATGAGCCAGAAGCTGACGACTTTGTGTCTGTTGATAAAAAGGAAGTGAGTATTACCGAACAAGTAAATCCTTACGGCTTTGCAGAAGCGAAAACAACAAGCTTAAACACATTGCCACGCAACTCCAGCGGATATTTGGACATAGCTGATTGCATTATGGCATATGTGAATAACGAGTATCCTATGCATTATGAATTGCTCTGCCAAAGGCTTGCGCCGCTTTATGGCAATGAAAAAGCAACCGTAAAAGTTAGGCGAGAAGTCGATTACGGCATAAACCGGTTACGCAATAAAATTATCAAAAAAGGAGACTTCCTCTATCCTGCTGGATGGCAAAAAATCATAGTGCGAGTGCCTAATATGCGTAAAATCGGCCATATTGCAGTAGAGGAAATTGCAGAGGCTATGAATACTATTCTCCAAATCGCTGTTGGCAGTTCGCGAGAAGGACTTTGCATAGAAACAACACGAGTCTACGGCTGGCAGCGCATGACACAGGGTATTGGTGCCTCAATGTATGCAGCCTGTGATTTATTGATAAAACAGGGTAGAGCGCAAGAAATTGATGGGAAGATTGTGCCGAAATAG
- a CDS encoding S8 family peptidase — translation MSNEKHPIIANGELYVEPIRKKTRPMEKKIPNEYPIAKQNMIRYIDHIFEQVQKQEEIFLDEKVICVRMEPKFEAKSYVPTSIIPGDGSLEIVGGRKYRIESEEDTDAKLYFVKATDRGLSNLKTTLEKGLKDNVESWRNQIGSIRSMDLLSRDEKIMGFPDDWDSGTVEIILHPMAGETDEMISLFRSTSKLPEDRMIIRSYDGGPTFISANCSKDEVEKISALNPLRAIHPMGQVSIAPIRTLPSNSAPQAPDAKKKSKITVGVFDGGVAESVPLLSKYVTAIDCVSEPEDASCVEHGTGVCGTVLYGNLAGRSSTDRLEIPHVSVESYRVLPIKNRFDLELYEAIDAIENVITGQSNIKLYNLSFGPVGAIVDDSISRFTYVLDLLTYKVADGDINPLICVAVGNDGECDYPHNRIQSPSDMVNGMGIGAYTFAADGSKTRASYSCVGGGREGAKIKPDILEFGGSIDRPFVLVGAAPNTLSTSAGTSFASPFAVHKIGKLMAKSDGIIPHIGRTLLIHTAQKCNTLTQDEQGFGFCLDNVDDILNCEDNKVTILYSGVLDSSQTVRLPIFAPKINDVKGNITITWTVSTIVNPNVNDPDAYSCNCIEDTFIPHDMTYNFTKKGFSSKTLNFLKPDHAVQVKGLLDNGYSKSEFPKSHPAKKYWDETDLRAVDLKWDTVIRKFVTMRGSSILNPALTLHAIGRNGFGTQKIKYFTAITIDAPKYGGALYDAILQQYQNLAPIEIRNINRVLVDIR, via the coding sequence ATGTCGAATGAAAAACATCCAATAATCGCTAATGGCGAGCTATATGTTGAACCAATCAGGAAGAAGACCCGTCCTATGGAAAAGAAAATTCCTAATGAGTATCCAATTGCAAAACAAAATATGATCCGCTATATCGATCATATTTTTGAGCAGGTACAGAAGCAGGAAGAAATATTTTTGGACGAAAAAGTAATATGCGTTCGTATGGAGCCAAAATTTGAAGCGAAATCTTACGTTCCTACTTCAATTATCCCTGGTGATGGGAGCTTAGAAATAGTCGGCGGTAGGAAATATAGAATTGAATCTGAAGAAGATACAGATGCTAAGCTTTATTTTGTTAAGGCAACGGATCGGGGACTAAGCAACTTGAAAACCACTTTAGAAAAAGGCCTCAAGGATAATGTTGAATCATGGAGAAATCAGATTGGCTCCATTCGCTCCATGGATTTGCTTTCTCGGGATGAAAAAATTATGGGGTTTCCCGATGATTGGGATTCTGGAACCGTTGAAATAATATTGCATCCCATGGCTGGCGAAACAGATGAAATGATTTCTCTTTTTCGCAGCACAAGCAAATTACCAGAAGATCGTATGATTATTCGCAGTTACGACGGCGGTCCAACCTTTATTTCTGCAAATTGCTCCAAAGATGAAGTAGAAAAAATATCGGCACTAAACCCTTTGAGAGCTATTCATCCAATGGGCCAGGTCAGTATTGCACCTATCAGAACACTACCTTCAAATAGCGCACCTCAAGCGCCAGATGCAAAGAAAAAGTCAAAGATTACAGTCGGTGTATTTGATGGTGGTGTCGCCGAAAGCGTGCCTTTGTTGTCCAAATATGTGACCGCCATCGATTGTGTTTCCGAGCCAGAGGATGCCAGTTGCGTAGAACACGGTACTGGTGTTTGTGGAACTGTTTTATATGGAAACCTTGCCGGGCGTAGTTCAACAGATAGATTGGAAATACCGCATGTGTCCGTTGAGAGCTATCGTGTACTGCCCATAAAAAATCGTTTTGATTTAGAGCTTTACGAGGCTATTGATGCTATCGAAAATGTTATAACAGGACAATCCAACATCAAACTATATAACCTGTCCTTCGGCCCGGTGGGGGCGATTGTAGATGATAGCATAAGTCGCTTCACCTACGTCCTCGACCTTTTGACCTATAAAGTTGCCGATGGTGATATAAACCCTTTAATCTGTGTCGCAGTTGGAAATGATGGCGAATGTGATTATCCACATAACCGAATTCAGTCACCATCGGATATGGTTAACGGGATGGGTATCGGAGCATACACCTTTGCCGCTGACGGCTCAAAAACACGGGCATCATACAGTTGTGTCGGCGGAGGCAGAGAAGGTGCCAAAATTAAGCCCGATATACTTGAGTTTGGTGGAAGCATTGATAGACCCTTTGTGTTAGTCGGAGCAGCTCCCAATACTTTATCAACCTCTGCAGGGACAAGCTTCGCATCACCGTTCGCAGTACATAAAATTGGGAAGCTAATGGCTAAGAGCGACGGAATTATTCCTCATATCGGTCGCACTTTATTAATTCACACCGCTCAAAAGTGTAACACATTAACGCAGGATGAACAGGGATTTGGATTTTGTCTTGATAATGTTGATGATATTCTTAACTGCGAAGATAACAAAGTTACAATTCTCTATTCTGGTGTACTTGATTCTTCGCAAACAGTCAGATTGCCTATTTTTGCTCCCAAAATTAATGATGTTAAAGGAAATATCACCATAACGTGGACTGTCTCGACTATCGTGAATCCGAACGTAAACGACCCCGACGCTTATTCATGCAACTGTATCGAGGATACCTTTATTCCTCATGACATGACCTACAATTTTACAAAAAAAGGCTTTTCAAGTAAAACGCTTAACTTTCTCAAGCCTGACCATGCAGTTCAGGTAAAGGGTTTATTAGATAATGGTTATTCCAAGTCGGAATTTCCTAAGAGCCATCCAGCAAAAAAATATTGGGATGAGACGGATTTACGGGCTGTAGATTTGAAATGGGATACCGTAATCAGAAAATTTGTAACGATGAGGGGTTCTTCGATATTGAATCCTGCATTAACACTCCATGCCATCGGGCGTAATGGGTTCGGTACACAAAAGATTAAATATTTTACAGCTATAACTATTGATGCCCCAAAATACGGCGGCGCTTTGTATGATGCTATTCTCCAGCAGTATCAAAACTTAGCTCCTATAGAAATCCGCAATATTAACCGCGTATTAGTCGACATAAGGTAA
- a CDS encoding helix-turn-helix domain-containing protein: protein MDFPAKVKMIRTKLNMSQEDLARALNVSFATINRWENGKTHPNKLTMQVFISFCEQNGISVKKLF, encoded by the coding sequence GTGGATTTTCCCGCAAAAGTCAAAATGATACGCACAAAACTGAATATGAGCCAAGAAGATTTGGCCCGCGCCTTGAATGTAAGTTTCGCCACAATCAATCGCTGGGAGAACGGCAAGACTCATCCCAACAAATTGACGATGCAGGTGTTTATATCTTTTTGTGAGCAGAACGGTATTTCCGTAAAGAAATTATTTTAG
- a CDS encoding ATP-binding protein — protein MNAFDLIPKLVRSSLEADKKNIEATALMIARKIKKDYPAAAEEITKALAYSRLDSPVTRSIDLQPLPVDKETRYSLVKIEEPIEMPDPILEDFIRQQLEDFIKERQILEDFLREDIVPPNSILLDGPPGVGKTYIAYWLAYRLNTPIITLDLASSISSYLGRTGQNIRNIFDYARSQRTILFLDELDAIAKRRDDAGDLGELKRLVNVLLKELEDCPSSCVIIGATNHPELLDKAIWRRFDRTLTISMPDERERRSLLIRHLGKFGDELRKDTLDYLVKHTKNINAADICKLSEHMKRRAFLSPNEPLQIIALSELYKIKPLATKEDKTNICRLLKKEFSGLSVRDISMITQIPSTTVSRYLSVNRKGDEEHVE, from the coding sequence ATGAATGCATTTGATTTAATACCCAAACTTGTCCGTTCAAGCTTGGAAGCTGATAAAAAGAACATTGAGGCAACGGCGCTCATGATTGCAAGGAAAATAAAAAAGGACTACCCCGCTGCCGCCGAGGAAATAACAAAAGCATTAGCCTACTCAAGACTCGATAGCCCTGTAACCCGCTCAATTGATTTGCAGCCGTTGCCCGTTGATAAGGAAACAAGGTATTCCCTTGTAAAAATCGAAGAGCCGATTGAAATGCCCGATCCAATATTAGAGGATTTTATCAGGCAACAGCTTGAAGACTTTATCAAGGAAAGACAAATCCTCGAAGATTTTCTGAGAGAAGATATCGTTCCGCCTAACAGTATATTGCTTGATGGCCCTCCCGGAGTCGGCAAGACTTATATCGCTTATTGGCTTGCATACCGATTAAACACGCCAATAATAACGCTTGACTTGGCATCGTCGATTTCAAGTTATCTTGGTAGGACTGGTCAAAATATCCGAAACATTTTCGATTACGCAAGATCACAGAGAACAATCTTGTTCTTGGATGAATTGGATGCCATCGCAAAGCGGAGAGATGATGCTGGCGATTTAGGTGAACTAAAACGCTTGGTAAATGTGTTATTAAAAGAATTGGAAGACTGTCCTTCCTCCTGTGTGATCATTGGCGCCACCAATCATCCCGAGCTTCTTGATAAAGCTATATGGAGGCGATTTGACCGAACCTTAACTATTTCCATGCCCGATGAACGCGAGCGTCGCTCTTTGTTAATAAGGCATCTCGGGAAATTCGGAGATGAATTGAGAAAGGATACTTTGGATTATTTAGTCAAGCACACGAAAAATATAAATGCCGCAGATATATGTAAACTAAGCGAGCATATGAAACGGAGGGCGTTCCTGAGTCCGAACGAACCTCTTCAAATAATTGCATTATCGGAATTATATAAAATAAAACCCTTAGCAACAAAAGAAGACAAAACCAATATCTGCAGATTACTAAAAAAAGAATTTTCCGGCTTGAGCGTAAGAGATATCTCGATGATAACACAAATACCATCGACCACTGTCTCAAGATATCTCAGTGTAAACAGAAAGGGGGATGAAGAGCATGTCGAATGA